The Pecten maximus chromosome 6, xPecMax1.1, whole genome shotgun sequence DNA window agaaattcggtaatgatatgagagaaaaagactctttcattatgtgtgtatgtaggaaagggatattccaccctcgggatcacaaaatgtggtaaaaccctcggcaagcctcgggtttcaccacattttgtgacccctcgggtggaatatccctatcctacatacacacatatgaaagagtcttatattcCACCCGAgtggtcacaaaatgtggtaaaacccgaggctccgccgagggttttaccacattttgtaacccagagggtgaaatatccctatcctacatgaaccacatatgattgagtatttttctctcattccccaacctaaaatatgcaaaaataggcactatctgtcgatagctttctcagatagacgccattttttttcaatccaaacttttttctactgcatataataaaaaaagaacagcgccaatcgatttaccatacaccatatatgCAAACGGcgtttgctgttctaaaaacgaaggaaaccattcatttccacagtctaacgttgtttcagcagccctgtcattgcaagcgaagccaaatcacttgatgtcggccaagctagtgtgtcctttcgcgtgaaaatatagttccatgttttattaataaaaaacaataaaagaacgtgttttttttacataacttatatcataaacaaattTCGCATTAGATCTGGTTTAGCACATGGAGCAGACgatgtgtttacaaatctatagatagatctactttcggttcggcgaactacttttgtatcattgcgcgcgcgtggctatcctacaccggaagcgaggtaatacacacacagcaagcatgggtgtatttacctggacagaccagtatgatacctgtagggatgagagaaagatttatcttacatagctatcttacatgggcaaactctatccaacatggcgagatatgagagaaataaAGTTCTATGGgtgttttgttttagtttgctttatattatataaagtccTATGGgtgttttgttttagtttgctttatattatataaagtccTATGGgtgttttgttttagtttgttttagtattatataaagttttatcaacagctatggtgaTTTATTTCCCAGTTTTGGTCAAGTGGGCAAGATTAAttcgtgtggtgagtgtgtgttttCTAGGGGCTGTGGTATATTCATGTTTATCACCTTGTGATAGCGCAGAACTGatgctgactttatagtgctacctcactgaagcatagtTCCAAACCAGTTGTCACACACAAAAATTACTCCGCTCTAAGTAAGAGCAACAAAGTAGGAGATCTAAAATATAGTCGTCTCCTATAATGGAAACGACAGGTACAATTGTCACGCCCTACCTGTACGACAGTTCTACGTGTGTGCTTGgttgtgtgtatgttttatttttgttgtacaGAATGACGACAGTGTTTTTGTATCTATTTTGAAGTAATAGGTCGGGTCTATCACCATCAATCTGAATTGTTCCTAGttagttatatatttatatataattagtaagTTAGGAAAACCTATGGCATTGAAAGTAGAGACTAGAAATCACATTGACATTTGAAAATGTATCATTGTGACCTACGCCAATGGCAGTGTTAAAATATTCTGCTGAAGTAACTATGTATAAATCATGTTAGTGCATGTACATCTGTATAGGTAGATAGAATACCCTGCACACGGCGTTCTCATTAATTTAACATAGAGGTTCTTATTCAACAGAAAGTGAAAGGACCATGTGGTACCAATACACATGTACTACATGTTTATTATTACTGAAAGTCACTTATATTTTACGTAAGATATTTTTCGCGTTAATACACATAGAGTGTCAATAGCGAATTCAAATAATTCGTGTTTGGATGACAAGCAAGCTTTCAGTTACTGAGTCTTGCGGTGTCAATGACTCTATAGCTCATCGTTCGCGAATTTTAAAGACATTTCTAGATCATCGCTCGCGAAATAATGTATTCGCGTATATGTCTGAAGATGGATGTTCGCGAAAGAAAGTATTCGCGAAATCTAAATGGGTTACAGTAACTATCTTCCAGAGTGTTTTTAGCCGGGCATCCTTGCAAAGGATGCTCCAGCTTTAGCTACAGTACCGCTGAAATTCTTTACATATCAGTGTCGTTCATTACCTTTAGATATCATTACGCTTGTACATACAGTTCTCATATTCATTACTTTTCAGAAAACCAATGCGCTAAGACCATTACATTAGTTGTCATAACAAGTAACTATAATAGGGaacaatattaattgataatggCTGGTATTTGAAACATGTTATCTGGGGACTATTCGTAGATCGTGTACAGCCAGTGCAAGAACAGAGGAATTCTTTTGGAATTACCAAACACATAATTTTAATGGCTTGCTGTAAAATATAACTCATATCAGGATCAAGTAATAACATGCTGTAAAAGTTGGAAATTATTGATGCTCTACAATCCCGGAGTCCTTGAGGACCAAACTCATGGTCGTCTGTCATTCATCCCATCAGTAAAACTTTACATACCAGAACTTAGTCTGAATAGTAGCTCTAGATCTGATGGAATGACGCTACAGCTGTATTCAATTATATCACTGTAAATAAGCTAACTTTTGCGCGCTCGAATTGCGCATTTCCACATTTTAACAGATTTAGCCAAATAATTAATTGGCACACTCATATTACATTGATAGTGTAATTAGCACATTAATGATTTTTCGTCATTCTTTCAGTGCGTAAAACGCTAAAAtaatattaccactaaaataagtaCGGAAAAGCATATATGTCATAATattaaacatacaaacatacaggaAGATATTTCTAAAGGGAGACGATCTCTGGAATACCCAACTAAACAAAAGACAATTCCTATTTCGGAAATAATTGGGACAATGCTTTGTGTGGATGCCCAGCTATAAGTagtttcagtactttgatttaattATGTCTCCAGTATGTGAacttaatattgatataatgctGTATTTTACAGATACGGTTGATTGGGACCTTGTGTATCGACGTTAGAGGAAAGTTAGATATAACTACATCTAGGAAATTTGTCTAATTAAAGAAATACAATTTCGTTATACGTGACAATTATATCTGTTTCAGATGCCAAATTACGGCAGTTCCTCGACTGAAACTCTCTACACCACAACAAATACCCAGGATATACTCGTCTTCAACAGGAGAAGGGTGAGAATCCAATACAACACGGGATCAAACTTCTAATTCTGGTGTAAATGGTGACAGAAATTATTTCAACAATGAATCAGCTTCATTAATCAGTGTTCAGTGTGAGCGGTCAAACATACCGTATAAATGTAACGCTCAACACTTTGGCCGTGCTGCTGAAATTCGCAACTACaatgtaatgatgttataattatcaacaatgttatttgtttatttactaaAACATTCGCTTCAATCGCATTACAGTGTTTTGTTAGGCAATTCTAAAAAGGCTTTGtctttaatatatacattttgtatgaatgTAAATTACAGGGTAGTTCAGTAAATAGAACGGACATTTCGGGAGGCGAGGAACAGGATTCTTTCTTCGACAGGATGTCATATACACAAAAAAGAATCTTGTAAGACTTTTTATCGACTTCTCTCATATCAGAGATGAACTTTAAGGGTCTTGTAATTTTAACTATAATTTATTCCATTTTTAGTTGTTTTTAAGTtctttttaattcttttatgaATTCAAATGTGTCCTATATGTATCAaaagaatgaaataattttattgcCTCATCGGAATCTACACTTTGACCCATTAGCATTATTGCCAATTCcttaaaaggacgaaacagctgtatgatgcagtttatcTTATTTTCCGTTTGCTCTACTGTGTCTTTCTCGGTGGTAATATCTTGTGTGTTATCAGAACAAGTCGTTCAATCTGGCCGTTATATTTCAGTGGTATCTTGCTGTCTCTGGTATCGGGAGTACTTTACGGTCAAATGTTTACAGGAGCAACACGAGTACAAGATAACGTCAAAGACGCAAGTCAAAATGGTCAGTATTTGAACATAACACAATAAACTGTAGACATTGAAACTAGTGTATACTTCTTTGTCAGTGCAGCAAGGGAATGTACACGTTTGAGTGAAGTATGACAATCAATGAGTATGTTTATCTTATTATAGGGAATCAACATGTTGgttataaatacaattatttgtAATTCTGTAAAGGATATTAACAATACCAGTAACTGGGTAAGAGTTGAGAATATTGTAGataaatatttgtgttaatCAGAGATACGATTTCGTTTAATACGTAGTTTCGAAATAATTGAATTGTTAACTTGGTTGTATTTTTGATGTTGGTTTATTTCAGaggtaaaacaatattttctatattttaagtCATTCTGTTATCAATACCTGAATGCTCATTATATTGAGATGCATTAATAATGATTATCTGGAATGGATTATGATTATAGATTTAGTCTAAGTAAATGTAATCACTTATTGTGTATTGTAGGTTTGGACTTTGTGTACGCCTATTGTACGTTGTAGATCTAGACTTTGTGTACGcctattgtgtgttgtatgtttgtgtacgcctattgtgtgttgtatgtttgtgtacgcctattgtgtgttgtatgtttgtgtacgcctattgtgtgttgtaggtTTGTGTACGcctattgtgtgttgtaggtTTGAACTTTGTGTACGcctattgtgtgttgtaggtTTGGACTTTGTGTACGCCTATTGTGAGTTGTAGATCTAGACTTTGTGTATGcctattgtgtgttgtatgtttgtgtacgcctattgtgtgttgtaggtTTGTGTACGcctattgtgtgttgtaggtTTGGACTTTGTGTACGcctattgtgtgttgtaggtTTGGACTTTGTGTACGCCTAGTGTGTGTTGTAGGTTTGGACTTTTTGTACGCCTATTGTGAGTTGTAGATCTAGACTTTGTGTACGCCTATtatgtgttgtatgtttgtgtacgcctattgtgtgttgtaggtTTGTGTACGcctattgtgtgttgtaggtTTGGACTTTGTGTACGCCTATTGTGAGTTGTAGATCTAGACTTTGTGTACGcctattgtgtgttgtatgtttgtGTACGCctattgtatgttgtatgtttgtGTACGCttattgtgtgttgtaggtTTGTGTACGCCTATTGTTGTAGGTTTGTGTACGCCTATTGTGTGTTGAAGGTTTGGACTTTGTGTACGcctattgtgtgttgtaggtTTGTGTACGcctattgtgtgttgtaggtTTGTGTACGTCTATTGTGTGCTGTAGGTTTGACTTTGTGTACGTctattgtgtgttgtaggtTTGTGTACGcctattgtgtgttgtaggtTTGTGTACGcctattgtgtgttgtaggtTTGTGTACGcctattgtgtgttgtaggtTTGTGTACGTctattgtgtgttgtaggtTTGACTTTGTGTACGTCTGTTGTGTGTTGTAGGTTTGTGTACGcctattgtgtgttgtaggtTTGTGTACGcctattgtgtgttgtaggtTTGTGTACGcctattgtgtgttgtaggtTTGACTTTGTGTACGTctattgtgtgttgtaggtTTGGACTTTGTGTACGCCTATTGTGAGTTGTAGGTTTGACTTTGTGTACATCTATTGTGAGTTGTAGGTTTGGACTTTGTGTACGCCTATTGTGTGTTGTAGATCTGGACTTTGTGTACGTCTATTGTGAGTTGTAGATTTAGACTTTGTGTACGCCTATTGTGAGTTGGAGGTTTAAACTTTGTGTACGcctattgtgtgttgtaggtTTAAACTTTGTGTACGcctattgtgtgttgtaggtTTGGACTTTGTGTACGcctattgtgtgttgtaggtTTGGACTTTGTGTACGTCTATTGTGTGTTGTAGATCTGGACTTTGTGTACGTctattgtgtgttgtaggtTTGACTTTGTGTACGTctattgtgtgttgtaggtTTGACTTTGTGTACGTctattgtgtgttgtaggtTTGACTTTGTGTACGTctattgtgtgttgtaggtTTAAACTTTGTGTACGCCTATTGTGAGTTGTAGGTTTAGACTTTGTGTACGcctattgtgtgttgtaggtTTGGACTATGTATTCGCCTGTTTCTGTGGAATCTACTTGTCCAGTACCGTGTACTACTGTATTTACTCGATATTTATGAAGAATCGTCCTCGTGTATACCCCAAAGTTATCCTCCCTGGCATCATATCAGGTGTCATGTGGGCGATCGCTACTACCTCGTGGTATGTATACATCTCTCTTATTTAAACTGGGGCCCAGACTAAAAAAGGAAAGGGGCGGAGACTAGATTTGAAAATGTCTTGTTTTTAGCAGCAAGGCATACCTCAGACAACATTTTCAgtaaaatagaaatttaaaggaaaaataaaGAGCAGAAATTCACAAAAAGAATGTTGTGGGTAAAGTTAACGTTTCAATGAACAATATTATTAGTTCATAATCAAGAACAGATATTGAATAGTTCgaatatttagaaaaaaactgaaaaaaaattcataataatgttttaatcagttgtataaaaaaataattttcgtgtggcaaatattttgatatttttcactcgtgctgcgcactcgtgaaaaatatcaaaatattagccccactcgtgaaatatatttggtattactgaagacactgttagatatcctctatatattttgtgttgccttggcgacgagaatagttgactgtctgctgttccactactgtgcacacatgtacgataagtataacaatgttacaaagtgacgcacttacgtcacactgttgcgaccgaattttgcaatctggtggcgaagttttaaatttggttaacgtaaatataaggattgattgtcaattttgttgcttgcatggactgatgaagggaagtgaacctcgtgcaaatgaagtgaactgcgaaccatttgcacgaggttcacttcccctcatcagtccatgcaagcaacaaaattgacaatcaatccttaaataatttCTATGTATGGCCCATTTATGGTTTATTGTCAGGATTTTCAGGATTTGGTTACATGTAGTTTCCCCACATGCCAGATGAcatatttttttccctttctttCTGGGACCTAACCATGTTTGTGTAGAAATGATAATACAGGGTGTACAAAAACAACGCACATATTCAACATGTTCTAAACCCTCATTATGCTCCAATAAAGGGATTATATGTCCCAGATCTGTTATTCGTTTCCCTTCAAATTAGATTATAatactcgtttagaatttttcaattttgctcgccagaggctattgaacaattcaaaatatcatAGATGATAGTTCATAgatctaatatgaagggaaacgaatgatAGATCCTCTAAGCCGTCCAAAAGATTGCTTTTTGACATTATGCAATGTGCGTCAAATATTACACTAGCGATTCCATTGTTTTCTCGCTGTATTTACTTTGAAAGTGCAAAGCAAATGTATTACTGTcctaaattttgatatatataacacacaggtCATTTTAATAGTGGATGTTATTAGCAGAACTGTTTCTGACATTATCGTTTTATGTATGAATCAGGTTTCTGGCTAACAAGGTTCTGTCAAATGCCGTGGCGTTTCCGATAGTGACAACGATTCCTGCAGTTATAGCGTCCGTATGGGGTGTGTTTGTCTTCAAAGAGATCAAGGTTGGTATTATATAACACTTTCTATTCCCTATCCTCCCTTTAGCATATAATATCGATGTCTTCAAGTTTATCCAAAGTTTAACTTTGAAAATATACTATTTCCTATTtttcaagtatatatatttctaaaaaGTAGCTTTCAGCgtaaaaatacaattatatatacaacattgtactTAGCTTTGAAAGAAAATTTAACGGCTGTTTTCCACATACTCAGTTTACCTAGAATGCGACATAAAAATTGTTCTGAATATTGGCACCTGTTAAGAATATGCCCTTTTAAAAATTATTGAATACCATACCAAATACTGAGATAAGGATATCGCCATTCGGTACTTTTGCTTGTTAAGGCCTGGTATGTTtcactacccccccccccccccccccccccttgtaAATCTCAAACCTAGCTCCTTGCTTGGCGAGTCCGAGAACGATGGAGAAGATGTATGGTTGTTTTACATTCATAAATAAACTGACACTTTATATATTACTgaattgatatttgaaatatctattCATTAATATGAGTATGTACCATAGTTACAAAAAGTCAAATAgcgtttttttttatctcccCGTCGATCGTCGGTTTTAAtagttatatactttatatacctCTATCTACATCTTCAAGTCTGTTTTAATAATTACCTACTTTATTTACCTAAAGCCATTTATATACTTTCCATCTGAATTTTCAAGCCTATTTTAATAGTTATCTATACTTTGTTTACCTCTATCCCCGTTTCAAAGCCTATTTTAATAGTtatctgtattttgtttacttccATCCTCATTGTTATCCTCACCTTTTGTGATGGGGACCCGTTTTCGTCTCCATTTTCATTGTTATCCTCACCTTTTGTGATGGGGACCCGTTTTCGTCTCCATTTTCATTGTTAACTTCAACTTTTGTGATGGGGACCCGTTTTTGTCTCCATCTTCATTGTTAACTTCACCTTTTGTGATGGGGACCCGTTTTTGTCTCCATCCTCATTGTTATTCTCACCTTCTGTGATGGGGACCCGTTTTCGTCTCCATCCTCATTGTTAACCTCGCCTTTTGTGATGGGGGCCCGTTTTCGTCTCCATCCTCATTGTTAACTTCACGTTTTGTGAGGGGGACCCGTTTTCGTCTCCATCCTCATTGTTAACTTCACCTTTTGTGATAGGGACCCGTTTTCGTCTCCATCCTCATTGTTAACTTCACCTTTTGTGATAGGGACCCGTTTTCGTCTCCATCCTCATTGTTAACCTCGCCTTTTGTGATGAGGACCCGTTTTCGTCTCCATCCTCATTGTTAACCTCGCCTTTTGTGATGAGGACCCGTTTTCGTCTCGCGTGTCGTTATGTACCCTTTTAGTGTTTATGTTTGACGTTCTACTCTTCTCTTTATCAATTagacattttcaatttgtaaGCAATACTAAAACTTCAACAAAAAGAACTGTCTTGATTTAGCGGATATGCAATATTAAAAGTCTAGTAATGGAGGTTGtgtaaaacattgaaaatatatttgattttctgaACTGGcgttgtttatttgtattggcAGGGAGCCCGGAACATTGGCATCCTCTTGGTTGGATTTTGTTTTAGTGGAGGAGGCGCAATATTGGCAGGACTTTCCAAAGGAAGTGGCAGTAGCCTTCCAAAATGTTCCTAAACGGCTGTTATAAGAtacaacaattaaaacaatagaaaacagtttcaaaacaatttacaatttttacGTGAACCCATCATCAAACATCTCCTATCCCGATACGATAACTGTAGCCTTTGATACATTTACATACGGCAGTATTTAGGTTTCACGGCTAAAAACTTTTACTATCTACACATTCTACTACATTTGCTTTCCTGATTttctgtattgtatattgtatgggaTATCATTTGAGTGAACAAAACATGAATACATCAATAACAATTTTGCATGTGAAACAATTTTTattgtttagtttaaacatattttattgtatcaaatatatatattaggattgggcacaagttttccaacttatatcaaGCCCTTtccatacaatattatataacacatgacaaaatatacaagatgacattaacaataaaataattatttagtgTGGAAGTGTGGATAAGGGAAGGGTAAGGATGGGGTGTAAGAAGGTGCAAGTATGTGAAAAGAATGTGACAATCTCcttcattttaattcttttatgaaataatttagacaTTTCCACTAGTAAttgaaaca harbors:
- the LOC117329435 gene encoding transmembrane protein 144-like, whose product is MSNTPLIPIGNVTACTNADTLAPEWGYIAALVAVVFYGSNFVPVKKFETGDGMFFQWVMSSAIISTGIVIQLIRQSTFYPLAMVGGVAWATGNITVVPIIKTIGMGLGLCIWGMSNLLSGWATGRFGFFGITPEVPEKVTLNYIGVSLAVFSAFIFSLIKNELQPVGEENDSLEDEHKLLQDHMPNYGSSSTETLYTTTNTQDILVFNRRRGSSVNRTDISGGEEQDSFFDRMSYTQKRIFGILLSLVSGVLYGQMFTGATRVQDNVKDASQNGLDYVFACFCGIYLSSTVYYCIYSIFMKNRPRVYPKVILPGIISGVMWAIATTSWFLANKVLSNAVAFPIVTTIPAVIASVWGVFVFKEIKGARNIGILLVGFCFSGGGAILAGLSKGSGSSLPKCS